The following are from one region of the Hydrogenimonas sp. SS33 genome:
- a CDS encoding FAD-dependent oxidoreductase translates to MHFSEILIIGGGPAAMVAAGTARQYYPEKSVTVLKKTKDSLVPCGIPYLFGTMLDSVEDDMIPCGDMAKKMGTTLLHEEATAIDFDTKTVTCASGESYRYDKLIIATGSVPKIPTQIANIGAKGVFHVPKDPDYIRKMHAALQTKERIVVIGTGFIGVEVANELRDAGKEVAIVGSRILKHSFDPEVSGYMEEIIEKKGIKRYMNRRTAEILVNENGETAGVRFEDGEKVACDAVVLATGYRPNTELAKKSGLSMRQGDTIYVDEYMRTTRPDVFAIGDCAEKRHFITKRTIPIMLASTATAEARLAVANLYSINLVKSFSGTIAIFSTVVGDTCFGSAGITEEDARKQKIDIVSTVVKVADKHPAKLPNTHEQAVKLIASRATAQIIGAQVVGGTDIGEMINILGVIIENRMTAFDLLGLQVATHPLLTSAPTTYPIVMAAQNIAAMHISGGSNA, encoded by the coding sequence ATGCATTTCAGTGAAATTCTCATTATCGGCGGCGGCCCCGCCGCCATGGTAGCGGCCGGAACCGCCCGCCAGTACTATCCCGAAAAGTCGGTCACCGTTTTGAAGAAGACGAAGGATTCGCTGGTTCCCTGCGGTATCCCCTATCTCTTCGGGACGATGCTCGATTCGGTCGAAGATGACATGATCCCTTGCGGTGACATGGCTAAAAAGATGGGGACCACTCTTCTGCACGAAGAGGCGACCGCCATCGATTTCGATACCAAAACCGTCACCTGCGCCAGCGGGGAGAGCTACCGCTACGACAAACTGATCATCGCCACCGGCTCCGTGCCGAAAATTCCCACCCAGATCGCCAATATCGGTGCGAAAGGGGTGTTCCATGTCCCCAAAGACCCCGACTATATCCGAAAGATGCATGCCGCCCTGCAGACGAAAGAGCGCATCGTCGTCATCGGCACCGGATTCATCGGCGTCGAAGTGGCCAACGAACTGAGAGATGCAGGCAAAGAGGTCGCCATTGTCGGGTCGAGAATTCTCAAACACTCCTTCGACCCGGAAGTGAGCGGCTACATGGAGGAGATCATCGAGAAAAAAGGGATCAAGCGCTACATGAATCGCCGGACCGCCGAGATCCTCGTCAATGAAAACGGCGAAACGGCGGGAGTCCGTTTCGAAGATGGGGAGAAGGTCGCGTGCGATGCCGTGGTTCTGGCCACCGGTTACCGCCCCAATACGGAACTGGCCAAAAAGAGCGGCCTCTCCATGCGCCAGGGTGATACGATCTACGTGGACGAGTATATGCGAACGACCCGGCCCGATGTCTTCGCCATCGGCGACTGCGCCGAGAAGCGGCACTTCATCACCAAACGCACCATTCCGATCATGCTCGCTTCCACCGCCACGGCGGAAGCGCGCCTGGCGGTCGCCAACCTCTACAGCATCAACCTGGTCAAATCTTTCTCAGGGACCATCGCCATCTTCTCCACTGTCGTCGGCGATACCTGTTTCGGCTCCGCCGGCATCACCGAAGAGGATGCCAGGAAGCAGAAGATCGATATCGTCTCTACCGTCGTCAAGGTGGCCGACAAGCATCCCGCCAAACTACCCAATACCCACGAACAGGCGGTCAAGCTCATCGCAAGCCGCGCGACGGCCCAGATTATCGGAGCGCAGGTCGTCGGCGGAACGGATATCGGGGAGATGATCAACATTCTCGGCGTCATCATCGAAAACCGCATGACGGCATTCGACCTGCTGGGGCTGCAGGTGGCGACCCATCCCCTGCTCACCTCCGCCCCGACCACCTATCCCATCGTCATGGCGGCGCAGAATATCGCGGCCATGCACATTTCCGGCGGCAGCAACGCATAA
- a CDS encoding DUF4149 domain-containing protein: MQPSSNIPKSPIELSMPKKLWIPYLILLGITLGAGLCAGVFAAPVIFHADDLLGGGVLTHYQEGLIMTKVFLKMNWLVNLTCALILVVEGYHFLRFWRDQITFYSAFVTVWTGFMFTLYYTPQIVQFQQEGESILTNDLFQKTHMMSEWDFKIFVVALTVLLGRYLYRKIA, from the coding sequence ATGCAACCATCTTCGAACATACCCAAATCGCCCATCGAACTCTCCATGCCCAAGAAGCTCTGGATTCCCTACCTCATTCTTCTGGGTATAACGCTGGGTGCGGGGCTTTGTGCCGGCGTTTTCGCCGCGCCGGTGATTTTTCATGCCGACGACCTTCTGGGGGGCGGGGTGCTGACCCACTACCAGGAGGGGCTTATCATGACCAAAGTCTTTTTGAAGATGAACTGGCTGGTCAACCTCACCTGTGCACTTATCCTGGTGGTGGAGGGGTACCACTTTCTGCGTTTCTGGCGGGATCAGATTACCTTTTACAGCGCCTTCGTGACGGTCTGGACCGGATTCATGTTCACCCTCTACTACACGCCCCAGATCGTCCAGTTTCAGCAGGAGGGGGAGTCGATCCTCACCAACGACCTTTTCCAAAAGACCCACATGATGTCTGAGTGGGACTTCAAGATCTTTGTGGTAGCATTGACGGTACTTTTGGGACGGTATCTCTACCGCAAAATCGCATAA
- a CDS encoding ABC transporter ATP-binding protein: MIEIKGLKKRFGPKEVLKGVDLTIPEGKTTVILGLSGGGKSTIIKHIVGLLKPDEGEIWVDGEEVGHADEETIRRIRKKVGFLFQSGALFDSMNVYENVAFPLREHTKMKEKEIRERVVECLEMVALKPKEVLNLFPDELSGGMRKRVGLARTIVLGPGTILYDEPTSGLDPITSDMISQMIIHLKNELGVTSVLISHDIKESFKCGDYFAMLYDGKIIEFGDAEHFRTTSNPYVRQFLDGKSEGPIKFQEKK; the protein is encoded by the coding sequence ATGATCGAGATCAAAGGTTTGAAAAAACGTTTCGGCCCCAAAGAGGTGCTCAAAGGGGTCGACCTGACCATTCCGGAAGGGAAGACGACCGTCATTCTGGGCCTCTCCGGAGGCGGAAAATCGACGATCATCAAACATATCGTCGGCCTTCTCAAACCCGACGAGGGGGAGATCTGGGTCGACGGCGAAGAGGTCGGCCATGCCGACGAAGAGACGATTCGCCGCATCCGGAAAAAGGTCGGGTTTCTCTTTCAAAGCGGGGCGCTTTTTGACAGTATGAATGTTTACGAAAATGTCGCCTTCCCCCTCAGGGAACATACGAAGATGAAAGAGAAGGAGATCAGAGAGCGTGTCGTCGAGTGCCTGGAGATGGTGGCACTCAAACCCAAAGAGGTCCTGAACCTCTTCCCCGACGAACTTTCGGGCGGTATGCGCAAACGGGTGGGGTTGGCCAGAACCATCGTGCTGGGCCCCGGGACTATCCTCTACGACGAGCCCACCAGCGGACTCGACCCTATCACCAGCGACATGATCTCCCAGATGATCATCCATCTCAAAAACGAACTGGGCGTCACCTCCGTCCTCATCTCCCATGACATCAAAGAGAGCTTCAAATGCGGCGACTATTTCGCCATGCTCTATGACGGCAAAATCATCGAATTCGGCGATGCCGAACACTTCCGCACGACGAGCAACCCCTACGTCCGCCAATTCCTCGACGGCAAAAGCGAAGGCCCCATCAAGTTTCAGGAAAAGAAGTAA